The genomic stretch AGCAGGGCAGGCAGCAGCACAAGCGGCGCAGGATATTCATCGCCGGCCTTGCGCAGCCGGGACATGGCCAGTTTGAGGTGTGTTTTGACGGTTGTTGTAGACACATTCAGCTTTTCCGCTATCTCGGTATAGGAATAGCCTTCTACATGTTTCAGGGAGAATACCCGCTGCATAACAGGCGGCATGAGGGCTACGGTATCCGTGATGAGATCGCTTAATTTGGCATATTCATCTTCCAGCTCCGCCACGCTGAGGTCGAGGTTTTCAGTGGAGAGATCAACGTCCTGCAGTATACGGGCAAATTCATCATAATGTTTTTGCCGCAGTCCTTTGGTCCGGAACGATTTGAAGATTTTGAGGTAAAGGCTTGAGATGAGATAATTCCTGAAGGAGCTGTTTATTTTCAACGATCTCTTATTGTACCATATATCTATAAAGAGTTCCTGTACTATGTCTTCCGCTTCCCGGGCGTCACCGGTTTTTTTTGTGGCGATATCCCATAACATGTCCCAGTATTTGTCGAAGAGTTCTTGCAGCCCCGTCACGTCTTCTGCCTGCACACGTGCCAACAATTCCATATCCGACCTTTCTGTAGGGTTCATACCCGTAAAATTAATACGCCTGCTGAGAAACGGCAGTGAGGGTTATGTTATCAATATATTACCTTACCGGTAAACGGGATATCACTAAAGGATGTTATCCCTCCCCGGGGAATATTGGAGGGGCAACTACAAAAGGAACAACTATTATTACAGCAAACCAGTCTGCAATGCTGTAAGCTGTCTGAGCATTTCGTCAACAGGTTTCCGTGTTTCGGCTACCATCTGTTTTACAAATGAACTGCGCTGTCCTTTAGTGATATGCCCTGCGAGTATGCTGGCGAGCCTTGTCTTCAATGCTGGGTTTTTCTGACACATTTTTTTGATCTCCCGGCCAATTACAATCGCTGCTATTTCGGGCAATTCACTGTATTGCGCATTCTCATCAAACAGGTCATTATGTTCGTAGATGTGATCGGGCTGCAGGTCAAAATAGTGCTGGATGATACTGGCTGCATCACGCGCATCTTTTTGTCGTTGCTCCGGCCTGTCATCGTATGCTATCAATTTTAATAGCAGTATTGCAGGCAGTGTAGCTGCTTTAAAAGAATGGCCGGTTTCCATTTCTGCTGTTACTGTACCGGCCTCATACACTTCCATAAAACCATTGACAGACATATTGGTCAGGGCTTCACTGGCAACGCTGAGATCATCATTGATACTAATCTCCCCAAAAGGGAGCAGATCAACCTGAAGGCCATTGGGGCTGTGCATGGCAAAGTCATTTTCTCTGATAACTGCAAACTGGTGATCTTTTAGTCGCTCCCGAACGGCCTTGTACATCTCCCGGCCTGACACCAGAACAGCGAAATCTATATCCCTGGTTTGGCGCATCAGTTTGTTTCCCTGGCGATACCAATACTCTTTTGCGGTGGCACCGAGCATATAAAAATCAATACCCAGTTCTCTGAATACTTCTTCAAGCGTATCCAGCACTTCCTTTAACTGGGGTTGTTTAAGCTGCTTCAAACCTTTGTTTAAGATATTTATCGTAAATAAGAGCAGCCGTTTCAATACAGCGTGGATCATCCGTAATAAGCAGGTCTGCATAGACAAGCAGTACGGGCGCTGTTTCAAGGACTTCGCCCGGCTCTGACCAGAATTTGTCATAAACCTGAACGTTGCCATTGTTGTCCGGTATAAGTCCCAGTGTATTCAGGACCTGCCATGTAAGTGCAGGTGTATAAACAGTCAGTTCCATGGCTTGTAGATAGCTGGTCAGTAGTTCTCCTGCAGCTTCCCCTCCCCATTGGGCATTGATGGCTTTTACATCAATTGCCTGCCAGTTTTCCCGATTTGCATCAGCCCATATCCTATAAGTTCCTTTCAGCAGATCCGGCTTCAGGGTCTCGCGGTAACCAGCGATCCATCGTTCCAGCAGTGCCTTTTTATTTTTAAGTTCCATCTTTCGCCTGGTGAGCGGCAGAATAAAACCAGCGTCTGCCAGCCCATCCATGATATATTTTATATTCCCAAGTGCTATGCCTGTTTCTTCAGCAAGTTGACGGTAAGTTCTGCCAATGGCATCCGGGTCATTCAGCAGGTGAAACACCGCTTTCAACCCTGTCCTGGTAAAGGCCCTGTTGGTTATAGGTTTAGTTATTTTTACCGGCTTGTTGCCATCAATAAATATGGTGGTGTGTTCATTGTCAATAAAAGCGTTACCGTTTGCCTCCAGGTAAGCAATGCCTTTCTTGCGTAACTGCTCCCTGGCAGGCGCAGCTATATGCGTGGCAACAACCAAAACAGGATGCTCAGACTCATTCGTTTTATTTATTTGATCCACATGGTAGGCTGCCACGTGTTCTTTGCATGCTACGTAGTAGGTGGTTTCCCGTTCCTTTACCATCAGATCGATGGCATGATCTCCATCAGCATGTAGTTGATAGGTAACCGGATTACCTAATTTTTCACTAATTGCTGTAATTGCCTGATCAATGATTGTTGCATTGCTGTTCATAAAAAACGATTGTTCATTTTGGGTGAACAGGTGAATTTAGTGAACATATTTGATATGTTCATTATTATTACTTGTTCATTTTGAGTGAACGAGAAAATAATGAATAATATTTTTGTAAATGATTGATATTCAATTTTATTACTGAGGAGGCATGCAGGGACGGAAGTTTAGTTTAACCTGCCAGGGAGACGAAAATGCTTTTAAGGGACATGTACTACTGCTTAATTCAACGCCCTATACTCATTCGGCGTGCAGCCCACCTTCTGTTTGAACAGCCTGCTGAAATGCTGGGGATATTTGAATCCCAGCTCATAGGCAATCTCGCTGACCGATTTATTCAGGTCGAAAATTTTCTCCTTCGCCACGTCTATCAGTTTATTCTGAATGTATTCCTGGGGCGATATGCCGGTCTCTTTCTTGATCAGATCACCGAAATAGTTAGGGGATAGATTCAGCTCTTTGGCGCACCAGGCCACAGAAGGCAGGCCGGTCTGCTGGGGATCTTCAGAATGGAGATAGTTGCCCAGGATGTTTTCAAACTTTTCCAGGATGCCTTTATGCGGTGAATTCCTGGTAATGAACTGCCGGTCGTAGAACCGGGTGCAGTAATTAAGGAAGAGTTCTATATTGGCTGCTATCAGTTTCTGGCTATGCTTGTCGATGGTATGGTCCAGCTCGTATTCTATTTTATGCAGACAGTCCAGAACGATCTGTCGCTCTTTCTCCGACAAATGCAAAGCCTCATTCACATCATAGGAAAAGAAAGAATAGTCCTGGATATGCCGGCCCAGGGAGGTGCCGCGGATCAGATCGGGATGGAACAGTAAAGCCCATCCTTTGGGGACAAAGGTCTTAACGCCTTTTTCAACACCCATCACCTGTCCTGGTGCAATGAACACCAGCGTGCCTTCCTGGTAGTCGTAATGATGACGGCCATATTTCAGTTCTCCGCAATTGAGTTCCTTCAGGTAAATAGCATACAGGCCAAAATGGAACCAGGTAGCTGGCATTGGTTTGGCCTTGGAAAGGTCCAGCACGGTGACCAGCGGGTGCAGCGTTTCCACGCCCCTCATTTCATTGTACTGCGTAACGCTGTCAAGTTTTACTATTTCTTCCATGGGAATCAATTGTAAGGCAAAATTACTGTTTTGGCTGATGGGCTGCTACTGCGGGCGGCCGGATAAGTGATTTTGGTAAGTATTTCAGTAATCGGTATACCTGCCTAATCAGTCAGGGGATGGACCTTTGACTGGTGAATAAAACGGAGATACATACTAAAAACATAATAATGGAAAAGAGAATGCTGGGAAAATCGGGCCTGGAAGTGTCAGCGCTGGGCCTGGGCTGCATGGGGTTAAGCTTTGGCTATGGGCCTGCTACCAATAAGCAGGAGGCCATTACCCTTTTACGGACAGCCTTTGCATCAGGGATCAACTTTTTTGATACCGCAGAAGCCTATGGACCCTATACTAATGAAGAAGTGCTGGGCGAAGCCCTGGCGCCATTCCGTCAGGAAGTGGTCATTGCCACCAAATTTGGCTTTAAGAACGGTTTGACAAATGAAGGCGTCGATAGTCGCCCGGAGAATATCAGGGCAGTAGCAGAGGCTTCGCTCAGAAGACTGAAGACCGATTATATTGATCTTTTTTACCAGCACAGGGTTGATCCCGGGGTGCCTATTGAAGAAGTAGCAGGAACTATTGGTCAGCTGATCCGGGAAGGAAAGATACGGCATTGGGGGATGTCGGAAGCAGCCGTGCAAACAATACGTAAAGCCCACCGGGTCCAGCCCCTGGCTGCTATGCAGAGTGAATATTCGCTGTGGTGGCGGGAACCTGAAACAGCCTTGCTGCCGGCGCTGGAGGAATTAGGTATTGGCTTTGTTCCTTTCAGCCCTTTGGGAAAAGGTTACCTGACCGGCGCCATTACTGCAGATACAAAGTTCAGTAGCGGGGACTTCAGGAACATGGTGCCCCGGTTGTCGGAAGAGAACAGGAGAGCAAACCAGCTGATCGTAGACTTGTTGGCGACAATAGCAGCCAGGATAAGTGCCACGCCGGCCCAGGTAGCACTGGCCTGGATCCTGGCGCAAAAGCCCTGGATTGTACCTATCCCCGGTACTACAAAGCTGCATCGCCTGGAGGAGAATATTGCCGGAGCCGCTGTAAAACTGTCTGACAATGATCTGCGGGAGATAGCCACCGTTGCTTCAGCCATCACTATCCAGGGGGCAAGGTACCCAGAGCACCTGCAAAAACTTATTGGCAAATAGCGTAATAACACAGTGAACAATGGTAGTCACAGGAAGACGCCGCTGTTATCACGGAAGGCAGTAAGGCCGGATACTGTTGCTGAGCATTGTTCTTTTATTCTAAAACCTTGCTTGTCAGGGAATGGGAAAAGAGACTGGCTGAAAAGCAATTTCAAAACCGGGTAAATAAAATGGAGGGTAAATTATATGAGAACCAATAACCGAAGAGATTTTTTGAAAACCGGTGCTGCATTGGGCGGCTCGTTGTTAACGGCGCCGGCCCTGGCTGTTGCCGCAGCCACAGAGAACCAGGGACAGCCGGACAGGTTAAAAAGAAGGATTTTAGGTACAGGTCCGCATAGTATTGAAGTATCCGCTTTGGGCTTGGGTTGTATGGGTATGAGCTATCATCGTAGTTTCATTCCTGAACGGAAATACATGATTGAGCTTATCCGTAAAGCGGTGGCAATGGGCATCAACTTTTTTGATACTGCCGAGGTTTATGGCCCCTATGCCAATGAAGGCCTGGTGGGCGAGGCGCTGAAACCTTACAGAAAAGATATTATCCTTTGTACCAAATTCGGTTTTACTATCCAGGATGGTAAACCGGCTGGTCTGAACAGTAAGCCTGCGCATATCCGGATGGCAGTGGAGGCTTCCCTGAAAAGGCTAAATACCGATTATATAGACCTGTTATACCAGCATAGGGTAGATCCTGAAGTGCCCATTGAAGAGGTGGCCGGCACCGTGAAAGACCTGATCAGAGAAGGAAAGGTGAAATACTTTGGTTTAAGCGAGGCCGGCGCAGAGGTCATCCGGAAAGCACATGCTGTTCAACCATTGACTGCTCTTCAGAGTGAATATTCCCTGATGACAAGAGGACCGGAAAATGAGGTATTGAAAGTATGCGAAGAGCTGGGTATCGGGTTTGTGCCCTATAGCCCGCTCAGCAGGGGATTTCTATCGGGTATGATCAATGAGCGGACAAAATACAATCCCGCTAATGACAACCGGCCATCCCTACCCAGGTATCAGCCGGAAGCCATCAAAGCAAACTGGATAATGATCGATACCCTGGCTGAATTTGGCAACCAGAGAGGATTAACGGCTGCACAGGTGGCTTTGGCCTGGTTGCTGGCGCAAAAGAAATGTATTGTGCCTATACCCGGCACCACTAAACTGGCGCACCTGCAGGAAAACCTATGGGCGGCGGATATTGAATTTACTGCTGAAGAGCTGGCGCACTTGACGGAAAAGCTGGCAACAATTAAAGTTGTGGGTGATCGTTATACAGGTGTGCAGGCGCAGCAAACTAATAAATGATGAATAAAGGAGAAGGGCTGGAGGGTTTGCTGTGTTTGAGTAGAAGACAGGCGTTTCTAAGTCGAGCTAAAATATCCATAATACATTAAAAGCTGATAATGATGAAAAGAACAATTTTATTGGCTGTTGCCATTTTCCTGGTATGCTGCACGCAGACTTTTGCGCAGCAGGGCGGCATTCCTGCAAAAGGTTTTGCCCGCTTTTCCGCGGATGGAAATTTCCAGGAATACAGCTTCACCCGGCATGCAGTGGGTGATAATGACATACTCATTGATATTATGTATGCCAGTATCTGCCATAGCGATATTCATACTATCAAAGGCGAATGGTTCCCGGTGCAGTATCCCCTGGTGGTGGGGCATGAAATAGCCGGTCGCGTATCGGCAGTAGGTAAAAAAGTGACGAAGTTTAAAGTTGGAGACTATGCAGGTGTTGGCTGCATGGTGAACTCCTGTGGAGAATGTGAGTTTTGTAAGAAGGGTGAAGAGCAGTATTGCACCCGTGGTACTGTTGGCACTTATGCCGCACAGGATTATTTCCACCAGAATGAATACACGCAAGGTGGATATTCCAACAAAATTGTACTGGTGGAGGATTTTGCGATCAGGATCCCCCGGCAGGCAGATCTGAAAAGGGTGGCCCCATTGCTTTGCGCAGGCATTACTACCTATTCACCGATCAGGGCCCAACATGTCCATGCCGGTGATACCATTGCCGTGGCGGGTTTCGGCGGACTGGGCCATATGGCGCTTAAATATGGCGTTCAACTGGGGGCTAAGGTGACTGTATTTGATATAACAGAAGAGAAGCGCCAGGATGCTGTGAGAATGGGTGCTGCCGCTTATGTGAATGTAAAGGACAGCAGCCAGCTAAAAGACCTCTCCAATAAATTCCGGGTGATCATCAGCACTATCCCCACAAAATATGACCTGACCATGTACCAAAGAATGCTGAAGCTGGACGGAGACCTGGTCATCCTGGGGTTCCCAGCTGTGCAGAATCTGCCGAGTATCAGTTCAGGCGATATTCTTTTTGGTGGACGCAGGAAAATATCCGGATCGCTTATCGGCGGCATCCGTGAAACCCAGGAAATGCTGGATTTTTCTGTGGCCAATAATATCTACCCGGAAGTAGAGATCATCCAGGCCAATGCAAAAGCCATCGATAATGCCTACGACAATATCCTGTCGGGAAAAGTGAAATTCCGTTATGTGATAGATATGCAAACTATGCGGTAGTTGATCCGGCCGTAAAAATGCTGGCCAAACAACCAATAGATGGTCCGCAGCCGATCGTTAACTTGTAGGAAGCGGGCAGCGCTGTACCTGCGATCGGATCTTTCAAAAAGTAATAAGACGTGCAAAAAGGGGCGTTCTTTAGAAATAATTCAGAATTGCCCCTTTTATTCGCGCGATGACGCTGAAACCCTTTTCCCTGTACAGGGATCAAAACGTTCAGATCCTTCACGCCCGGTTCAAAGCTACCCAGGCCTCCTCCTGGGAAATGACTGCTGAATACCCGGTGTCTCTTGTTTTCTGCCTGAAAGGGCCTGTTACTTCCGCTACCATAAAGGGTAAATACCATGCTGACGCTTTCCTCGCTTTGTTCAGCGGGAATTTTATCTGCCATCCCGGATCAATTGTCCAGCTGAAATGGCAAAAATCCGCAACGGTAGAACTATTGGTGATCGGGCTCCGTAAAGAGTTCCTTACCTCGCTGGCTGGTAGTGATGTATTCAAAAAGCCTGCATCCTTTCACTTACTGGCAACTGGTAAGGAGGGACTGGCAGGACAAGCACCCTGGGGACTACCGTTGCAGGTGGTCAACGGCCTGAACGACCTGCTCCAAGGGTCGCAAAGACCGATCGCTTTCCAGGACCTTTTCATTAAAGCAAAGCTGATGGAGATAGTGGCCCTTTTTCTTTCCCGGATGCAAGAGCTTTCCGCACCTGCCATGCCCCGTCATTCACACCATCAGCTGGCCGTACTGGCCAAAAAACATATTGATGCTGTTAAAGGCAAAAAGCGTTTCACCATCATAGGCCTGGCCAAAGACCTGGGTACCAATGAAACCACCCTGAAGCAGGCTTTCAGGACGGCTTATGGCAAACCCCTGTTCCGTTATTTCCAGGAGCGGAATATGCAGGCAGCCAAAAAAGCGCTCCAGGCCGGACAGTCTATAACAACCGTGGCTGCCGGATGTGGTTATACCTATATCGCTCATTTTTCCCATGCTTTCAAAAAAGAGTTCGGCATAAGCCCTTCCCAATGTCAGCTAACCTGAGTCCGGTTGCAAGGCGGCAATAGAAAGGATTCC from Candidatus Pseudobacter hemicellulosilyticus encodes the following:
- a CDS encoding sigma-70 family RNA polymerase sigma factor, which translates into the protein MNPTERSDMELLARVQAEDVTGLQELFDKYWDMLWDIATKKTGDAREAEDIVQELFIDIWYNKRSLKINSSFRNYLISSLYLKIFKSFRTKGLRQKHYDEFARILQDVDLSTENLDLSVAELEDEYAKLSDLITDTVALMPPVMQRVFSLKHVEGYSYTEIAEKLNVSTTTVKTHLKLAMSRLRKAGDEYPAPLVLLPALLAHLQSLH
- a CDS encoding nucleotidyl transferase AbiEii/AbiGii toxin family protein, with product MKQLKQPQLKEVLDTLEEVFRELGIDFYMLGATAKEYWYRQGNKLMRQTRDIDFAVLVSGREMYKAVRERLKDHQFAVIRENDFAMHSPNGLQVDLLPFGEISINDDLSVASEALTNMSVNGFMEVYEAGTVTAEMETGHSFKAATLPAILLLKLIAYDDRPEQRQKDARDAASIIQHYFDLQPDHIYEHNDLFDENAQYSELPEIAAIVIGREIKKMCQKNPALKTRLASILAGHITKGQRSSFVKQMVAETRKPVDEMLRQLTALQTGLL
- a CDS encoding type IV toxin-antitoxin system AbiEi family antitoxin: MNSNATIIDQAITAISEKLGNPVTYQLHADGDHAIDLMVKERETTYYVACKEHVAAYHVDQINKTNESEHPVLVVATHIAAPAREQLRKKGIAYLEANGNAFIDNEHTTIFIDGNKPVKITKPITNRAFTRTGLKAVFHLLNDPDAIGRTYRQLAEETGIALGNIKYIMDGLADAGFILPLTRRKMELKNKKALLERWIAGYRETLKPDLLKGTYRIWADANRENWQAIDVKAINAQWGGEAAGELLTSYLQAMELTVYTPALTWQVLNTLGLIPDNNGNVQVYDKFWSEPGEVLETAPVLLVYADLLITDDPRCIETAALIYDKYLKQRFEAA
- a CDS encoding helix-turn-helix transcriptional regulator yields the protein MEEIVKLDSVTQYNEMRGVETLHPLVTVLDLSKAKPMPATWFHFGLYAIYLKELNCGELKYGRHHYDYQEGTLVFIAPGQVMGVEKGVKTFVPKGWALLFHPDLIRGTSLGRHIQDYSFFSYDVNEALHLSEKERQIVLDCLHKIEYELDHTIDKHSQKLIAANIELFLNYCTRFYDRQFITRNSPHKGILEKFENILGNYLHSEDPQQTGLPSVAWCAKELNLSPNYFGDLIKKETGISPQEYIQNKLIDVAKEKIFDLNKSVSEIAYELGFKYPQHFSRLFKQKVGCTPNEYRALN
- a CDS encoding aldo/keto reductase, whose product is MEKRMLGKSGLEVSALGLGCMGLSFGYGPATNKQEAITLLRTAFASGINFFDTAEAYGPYTNEEVLGEALAPFRQEVVIATKFGFKNGLTNEGVDSRPENIRAVAEASLRRLKTDYIDLFYQHRVDPGVPIEEVAGTIGQLIREGKIRHWGMSEAAVQTIRKAHRVQPLAAMQSEYSLWWREPETALLPALEELGIGFVPFSPLGKGYLTGAITADTKFSSGDFRNMVPRLSEENRRANQLIVDLLATIAARISATPAQVALAWILAQKPWIVPIPGTTKLHRLEENIAGAAVKLSDNDLREIATVASAITIQGARYPEHLQKLIGK
- a CDS encoding aldo/keto reductase — translated: MRTNNRRDFLKTGAALGGSLLTAPALAVAAATENQGQPDRLKRRILGTGPHSIEVSALGLGCMGMSYHRSFIPERKYMIELIRKAVAMGINFFDTAEVYGPYANEGLVGEALKPYRKDIILCTKFGFTIQDGKPAGLNSKPAHIRMAVEASLKRLNTDYIDLLYQHRVDPEVPIEEVAGTVKDLIREGKVKYFGLSEAGAEVIRKAHAVQPLTALQSEYSLMTRGPENEVLKVCEELGIGFVPYSPLSRGFLSGMINERTKYNPANDNRPSLPRYQPEAIKANWIMIDTLAEFGNQRGLTAAQVALAWLLAQKKCIVPIPGTTKLAHLQENLWAADIEFTAEELAHLTEKLATIKVVGDRYTGVQAQQTNK
- a CDS encoding NAD(P)-dependent alcohol dehydrogenase → MMKRTILLAVAIFLVCCTQTFAQQGGIPAKGFARFSADGNFQEYSFTRHAVGDNDILIDIMYASICHSDIHTIKGEWFPVQYPLVVGHEIAGRVSAVGKKVTKFKVGDYAGVGCMVNSCGECEFCKKGEEQYCTRGTVGTYAAQDYFHQNEYTQGGYSNKIVLVEDFAIRIPRQADLKRVAPLLCAGITTYSPIRAQHVHAGDTIAVAGFGGLGHMALKYGVQLGAKVTVFDITEEKRQDAVRMGAAAYVNVKDSSQLKDLSNKFRVIISTIPTKYDLTMYQRMLKLDGDLVILGFPAVQNLPSISSGDILFGGRRKISGSLIGGIRETQEMLDFSVANNIYPEVEIIQANAKAIDNAYDNILSGKVKFRYVIDMQTMR
- a CDS encoding AraC family transcriptional regulator, which gives rise to MTLKPFSLYRDQNVQILHARFKATQASSWEMTAEYPVSLVFCLKGPVTSATIKGKYHADAFLALFSGNFICHPGSIVQLKWQKSATVELLVIGLRKEFLTSLAGSDVFKKPASFHLLATGKEGLAGQAPWGLPLQVVNGLNDLLQGSQRPIAFQDLFIKAKLMEIVALFLSRMQELSAPAMPRHSHHQLAVLAKKHIDAVKGKKRFTIIGLAKDLGTNETTLKQAFRTAYGKPLFRYFQERNMQAAKKALQAGQSITTVAAGCGYTYIAHFSHAFKKEFGISPSQCQLT